One genomic segment of Naumovozyma castellii chromosome 7, complete genome includes these proteins:
- the AIM20 gene encoding Aim20p (ancestral locus Anc_5.716) translates to MSSLSVAVGCAVGIPIAVAFLIALVFWGRLQRRFTNEYERDRDLENAINNDDILINFDVYQSLQDLSSTLSDPTILKKETRNTENEVTGSSDDEVIENSKPIALVQNPSNDKRKYFIPAYRRNINSLQASNEHTPQVSCQSSLNVPVNDSLLNVYDQMIPFVDNIPSGADAQKQKGVSKSTNRDKNSLLKNINSQDFGSFYPGRESSSNLYKCNFPKVPTETSISEKHMFTRISNTLQQKVNASPLHFSLIDDGSSDIEINNVDRS, encoded by the coding sequence ATGAGTTCACTTTCAGTTGCTGTTGGGTGTGCTGTTGGGATTCCAATAGCTGTAGCCTTTTTAATTGCACTTGTATTTTGGGGAAGGTTACAGAGAAGGTTTACAAACGAATACGAACGAGATAGAGATCTCGAAAATGCCATAAATAACgatgatattttgattAACTTTGACGTGTACCAATCCCTACAAGATTTATCAAGCACTTTATCAGATCCTACTATACTTAAGAAGGAAACAAGAAATACAGAAAATGAAGTTACAGGCTCCTCTGACGATGAAGTCATAGAAAATAGCAAACCAATAGCTCTGGTCCAAAATCCATCTAATGATAAGaggaaatattttattcctGCTTACCGTCGAAACATAAATAGTCTGCAAGCAAGTAATGAACACACACCTCAAGTTTCCTGTCAATCGTCCCTAAATGTTCCGGTTAACGATTCTCTTTTAAATGTGTATGATCAAATGATTCCATTTGTAGATAACATTCCCTCGGGTGCAGATGCTCAAAAACAGAAGGGTGTATCGAAGTCCACTAATCGTGACAAGAATTCCCTCCTCAAGAATATCAATAGCCAAGATTTCGGTTCATTTTATCCCGGTCGAGAATCTAGTTCCAATCTATATAAGTGCAACTTCCCAAAAGTCCCAACAGAAACAAGCATTTCAGAAAAGCATATGTTTACACGTATATCTAATACTTTGCAACAGAAGGTTAATGCCTCTCCTCTCCATTTTTCCCTTATTGACGATGGGAGTTCCGATATAGAGATTAATAACGTGGATCGTTCATAA
- the ATG44 gene encoding mitofissin (ancestral locus Anc_5.714), giving the protein MTFLGKVIHVSVDLVLVSTCLAGIKRNTGLAFKLETIENQTARDYSRRYLKMGESVYDYSVASCGSSSYFERK; this is encoded by the exons ATGACCTTC CTTGGTAAAGTGATACATGTGTCTGTTGACCTTGTTCTCGTATCGACGTGTTTGGCCGGAATCAAACGAAATACTGGATTAGccttcaaattggaaacgATTGAGAACCAAACAGCAAGAGACTATTCCCGCAGGTACCTAAAAATGGGGGAGTCTGTCTACGATTATTCCGTGGCCTCATGTGGATCCTCCAGCtactttgaaagaaaatga
- the BNR1 gene encoding formin BNR1 (ancestral locus Anc_5.717) encodes MDERLSLLQNQKSPNTYPKAESHFKMINRKIIPLETQETKGTHTEELVHTGLTLAGKGLQTSKSQSQVFTRYSFKMKNKNFSADDVHAHNSSNRIETSNSKEQFNPKNLPTNETIDKYFNELLEGGTFFWGSAQKNLQTMTYKRKWELICKMNQTDAETTTSSLPPTKDVENAIKKLNTLVASPKNLSKSLYQLERMLRQTNICQIFHNRRKIEILVKWIPQVGKDDLYVFLRCFKTMMNNADIRISMLDYPELLSYLCSLVSSESTSLRCRLQASDILLLLTYIDNHSGYEVVWKQLRPHIAEWLTNSSKLLSSPEEATTEVNDVNASLFFPKMDMLISDYFSSMLFLINSIVQGFQSFTTKKNILAELKRSEVYTLLYLLEDIDCNVIQEQVKLFKDTEENILEVTSRESGVHIDSPYGSILQQLTNLTSNTQLEPQINSLLDLILKSVNKKTYSESSKLLQFMESFLQYSLDNSNHNHYEHPETLFQESVNNLMDSLQSDEIAKRAMLELDEKQSQMNILSNQLTKLRNEKTMDKSDILDQLKQVTDLLESKDREQEKLILKAKSLEDSLREEKRKYDQYVAHNRYNESNKKLSSVFINMKNHPEEKDKNFKRNPSISLLKSHRMESLSSLIKNPPTSLKDHSSDDHLLQFPASSPTLNIKNSRLYSTEMGSRETIADSFSVDSDFSNSNSDIFNSSISLTSTLLSPIVQFPPQPPPPFGQESTTTLPEQQQLPPPPPPPPPPFLNGNIPTAPGPPPPFLTENANTSTVPPPPPPPPPPPPQFSSNSTPGIVPPPAPPLPDVSNSLPVPKLSETKKIKQIHWEKIEDIENTFWDNEQEREETVTELRHMGIFKQIEDIFKMKNVSVIMKKKKVVSSSTELISFLSRDLAQQFGINLHIFVQLSEDELVSKVLRCDDDILENVSVLEFFCKEEMTHINPSLVRHLTPYSTDYMNPESVPTKNPDELQRADKIFLKLSFNLRSYWNERSQCLLLLCTYEKDYYDLLYKLQKIDDALQRIYHSERFKNLLYIIVEIGNFMNTRPVSGIRLSALNKLAFIKSNNDNNVSFLHYIERVIRIHYADVYGFIDDLHKVEELGKISMDQVALQCEEFCSKIDKMVFNITKGKLSDPLKLHPDDQILKKVKYKINRARTKGELLGDHFKLSNNDFEKVMRYYGEDPTDVESKSVFFQTFVEFSTLFKKCAKENMEREEAERVYAQRKKIMEASTRKDSDVDSGTDNIDGENTAVDSLLAQLRGVDKKPEPLRTRKSVKVVTIKSGESLPVPDEEKENKTVTGDEKLLERTQAMLNDIQNI; translated from the coding sequence ATGGATGAGCGGTTATCACTTttacaaaatcaaaaaagCCCAAATACCTATCCTAAGGCCGAATCACACTTTAAAATGATCAACCGAAAGATAATTCCTCTAGAAACTCAAGAAACCAAGGGGACCCATACTGAAGAATTAGTACACACCGGCTTAACTTTGGCTGGAAAAGGACTTCAAACATCTAAGTCACAATCGCAAGTGTTCACGCGTTATTCTTTTaaaatgaagaacaagaatttttcagcTGATGATGTTCACGCTCACAATTCATCTAATCGCATAGAAACAAGCAACTCCAAAGAACAATTTAATCCAAAGAACCTCCCCACCAACGAGACAatagataaatattttaatgaaCTACTGGAAGGTGGTACCTTTTTTTGGGGTTCTGCCCAAAAGAATTTACAGACAATGACATATAAAAGGAAATGGGAATTGATATGCAAGATGAATCAAACTGATGCAGAGACGACAACTTCGAGTCTACCTCCAACCAAAGATGTAGAAAATGCAATTAAGAAACTGAATACTCTTGTCGCTTCTCCAAAAAACCTTTCTAAAAGCCTATATCAACTGGAAAGAATGTTACGTCAAACTAATATATGTCAAATATTCCATAATCGGAGAAAGATTGAAATCTTAGTAAAGTGGATTCCACAAGTTGGTAAAGATGACTTGTATGTGTTTCTCCGATGTTTCAAAACGATGATGAATAATGCCGATATTAGAATATCCATGCTTGATTATCCTGAACTACTGTCATATTTATGTTCGCTAGTCTCCTCAGAGTCAACATCTTTAAGATGTCGTCTCCAAGCCTCAGATATACTACTGCTGTTAACTTACATTGATAACCATTCCGGTTATGAGGTGGTTTGGAAGCAGTTGAGGCCACATATAGCTGAATGGTTgacaaattcatcaaaacTACTTTCCAGCCCCGAAGAGGCAACAACTGAAGTCAACGATGTGAATGCTTCGTTATTCTTCCCCAAAATGGACATGCTGATATCagattatttttcatctatGCTCTTTCTTATTAACTCAATTGTTCAAGGTTTCCAATCCTTTACTActaaaaagaatatattagctgaattgaaaaggagTGAGGTTTATACTTTACTATATCTAttagaagatattgattgCAATGTTATACAAGAACAAGTTAAGTTATTCAAGGAtacagaagaaaatattttagaaGTAACTTCAAGAGAATCTGGAGTCCATATCGATAGTCCATATGGATCGATATTACAGCAATTAACTAATCTGACGAGTAATACTCAATTGGAACCacaaataaattctttgCTAGATCTAATATTAAAATCAGTGAACAAAAAGACTTATTCAGAGTCTTCGAAACTGTTGCAGTTCATGGAATCATTTTTACAATACTCTCTGGATAATTCAAACCATAACCATTATGAGCATCCAGAAACACTTTTCCAGGAATCtgttaataatttgatgGATTCATTACAATCGGACGAAATTGCAAAGAGGGCAATGTTGGAATTAGATGAGAAGCAAAGTCAAATGAACATACTATCCAATCAATTAACTAAACTACGTAATGAAAAGACAATGGATAAGAGCGATATTCTCGATCAACTAAAACAAGTAACAGATCTATTGGAATCGAAGGATAGAGAACAGGAAAAACTGATATTAAAAGCTAAGTCATTGGAAGATAGTCTAAGAGAAGAGAAACGCAAGTATGATCAGTACGTTGCCCATAATAGATATAACGAATCTAATAAAAAGCTTTCCTCAGTGTTTATAAACATGAAGAATCATCCTGAAGAAAAAGACAAGAATTTTAAACGCAAtccttcaatttccttACTGAAAAGCCACCGAATGGAATCGTTATCATCTTTGATAAAAAATCCACCAACTAGTTTAAAAGATCATTCCTCTGATGATCATTTACTTCAGTTTCCTGCAAGTTCCCCGACCCTTAATATCAAAAATTCTAGACTTTATTCAACTGAGATGGGGTCTCGTGAAACCATAGCAGATTCCTTTTCAGTAGACTCTGATTTTTCCAACTCTAACTCAGatatctttaattcaaGTATTTCCTTAACATCGACACTTCTTTCACCGattgttcaatttcctcCACAACCTCCTCCACCGTTTGGACAAGAAAGTACAACAACTCTACCAGAACAGCAACAACTTCCTCCGCCACCACCTCCGCCTCCCCCACCTTTCTTAAATGGAAATATACCAACGGCTCCTGGTCCTCCTCCGCCTTTTTTAACTGAAAACGCAAATACTTCAACTGTTCCACCACCGCCACCTCCTCCACCACCTCCTCCACCacaattttcttcaaatagTACCCCAGGCATTGTTCCTCCCCCGGCACCACCATTACCTGATGTTTCGAATAGTCTGCCCGTACCTAAACTATCTGagacaaagaaaataaaacagaTTCATTgggaaaaaattgaagatattgaaaacaCCTTTTGGGATAACGAGCAGGAGAGAGAAGAAACTGTTACTGAGCTTCGCCATATGGGTATATTTAAGCAAATTGAGGATATTTTTAAGATGAAGAATGTATCtgtaataatgaaaaagaagaaagttgTCTCCAGTAGTActgaattaatttcatttttatcGAGAGACTTGGCTCAACAATTTGGTATTAATTTGCATATATTTGTCCAATTGTCAGAAGATGAGCTGGTTTCAAAAGTTTTACGTTGTGACGATgatattcttgaaaatgTCAGTGTCCTAGAATTTTTTTGTAAAGAGGAAATGACGCATATTAATCCAAGTTTAGTAAGACATTTGACACCATATAGCACTGATTATATGAATCCTGAATCAGTACCGACTAAAAATCCAGACGAGTTGCAAAGAGCAGATaagatatttttgaaactatcatttaatttaagATCGTACTGGAATGAAAGATCTCAATGCTTATTACTCTTATGTACCTATGAAAAGGATTATTATGATTTACTTTACAAACTGCAAAAGATTGATGATGCATTACAAAGAATATACCATTCCGAAAGATTTAAAAACCTCCTCTACAtcattgttgaaattgGGAATTTCATGAATACTAGACCGGTGTCCGGTATTAGGTTAAGTGCGTTAAATAAATTGGCTTTTATTAAATCCAACAATGACAATAATGTATCATTCTTACATTACATTGAAAGGGTAATTCGAATTCATTATGCGGATGTTTATGGATTTATTGATGACCTTCACAAAGTGGAGGAACTAGGTAAAATATCAATGGATCAAGTTGCTCTACAATGTGAAGAATTTTGTTCCAAGATTGACAAAATGGTGTTTAATATTACCAAAGGTAAATTGTCAGATCCTCTTAAACTACATCCAGAtgatcaaattttgaaaaaagtGAAATATAAGATAAATAGGGCCAGAACAAAAGGAGAACTGTTAGGTGATCATTTTAAGTTGAGTAATAACGATTTCGAAAAAGTAATGAGATACTATGGTGAAGATCCAACTGATGTAGAATCCAAAAGTGTATTTTTCCAAACTTTTGTGGAATTTTCAACTCTATTTAAGAAATGTGCGAAGGAGAATATGGAAAGGGAAGAAGCTGAAAGAGTATATGCCCagagaaagaagattatGGAGGCTTCGACACGGAAAGATAGTGATGTAGACTCGGGTACCGATAACATTGATGGTGAAAACACTGCGGTAGACTCCTTGCTTGCTCAACTTCGTGGAGTCGATAAGAAGCCAGAACCCTTACGTACGCGAAAGAGCGTTAAAGTAGTGACGATCAAGTCTGGCGAATCACTTCCCGTACCGGACGAGGAGAAGGAGAACAAAACGGTAACTGGTGATGAAAAGCTGTTAGAGAGGACACAGGCTATGTTAAATGACATACAAAACATCTAA
- the COA1 gene encoding Coa1p (ancestral locus Anc_5.715), which produces MKENKCALFILISYRRRYGSNYLDNTLDSRNMLRSFTPALRNVFLKRSIPTQLSAVRSLATITADASSRSTQEPDLILKDKERPLRIDRDLPDPREDRAKQIMGFVGFSIAMTASLALIFNYEKTESPIIETSLYQLRRSPVTKELLGENIEFSGIIPWVYGELNPVKGKINIKFYIKGDNKVPGVVRLVADRENRAEQFLIHEWSLTVNDKQFDLLTENTITVE; this is translated from the coding sequence ATGAAAGAAAACAAGTGTGCTTTGTTTATACTTATAAGTTATCGCAGACGATACGGGTCAAACTACTTAGATAATACCTTAGACTCTCGAAACATGTTGAGATCATTTACTCCTGCACTAAGGAATGTCTTCTTGAAGAGATCAATTCCAACACAACTGTCTGCTGTGCGTTCCCTGGCTACCATTACTGCCGATGCATCCAGCAGATCCACTCAAGAACCagatttgatattgaaggACAAAGAGAGACCTTTACGAATAGATAGGGACTTGCCAGATCCAAGAGAAGATAGGGCTAAGCAAATTATGGGATTTGTCGGGTTTTCAATCGCCATGACTGCATCTCTGGCATTAATCTTCAATTATGAAAAGACAGAATCaccaattattgaaacaagTCTATACCAATTACGTAGGTCTCCAGTAACAAAGGAATTACTGGGCGAAAATATTGAGTTTTCGGGTATTATTCCATGGGTCTATGGTGAATTAAACCCCGTTAAAGGGAAGATTAATATAAAATTCTATATTAAGGGCGATAATAAAGTTCCTGGGGTTGTTAGACTAGTTGCTGACAGAGAGAATAGAGCTGAACAGTTCTTGATTCATGAATGGAGTCTTACCGTAAACGATAAGCAATTCGACTTACTTACTGAAAATACCATTACGGTGGAATGA